From a region of the Sagittula sp. P11 genome:
- a CDS encoding LysR family transcriptional regulator: MNINFRHLRALHAVAAQGSFSAAAETLGVVPSALSELVRQLESDIGAPLFDRRTRPPSITPLGQDFLDDTAPLIAGMERAVDRLRARAGLESGTLHLGASPSAISELLAPLLSDFLAGRAGIRCMLHDDIAERLAIMVAEGRLDIAIAGRAQRSPDLRQRAILRDQVGLACPSDHGFAGRDSVALDEIDADSLIGLDAQTGTQQLLTDSPAIPRDFLSPRLTAHSTIAQLCLVRAGLGVALLPRNAVLLFRDPDIRFVPIEGLDLWRSLYLLEPARRPLTEAARAFVEVLEAAVPTLTTP; encoded by the coding sequence ATGAACATCAACTTTCGACACCTGCGCGCCTTGCATGCGGTTGCGGCGCAGGGGTCCTTCAGCGCGGCCGCCGAGACACTGGGTGTCGTTCCTTCGGCCCTGTCGGAACTTGTCCGGCAGTTGGAGTCCGACATCGGTGCGCCGCTTTTCGACCGGCGTACCCGCCCGCCATCCATCACGCCGCTGGGTCAGGACTTCCTCGACGACACCGCGCCGCTGATTGCCGGGATGGAGCGCGCGGTTGACCGGCTGCGCGCCCGCGCCGGGCTGGAAAGCGGCACGCTGCATCTTGGTGCGTCGCCCTCTGCGATCTCGGAACTGCTGGCGCCGCTGCTGTCAGACTTCCTTGCCGGACGGGCAGGCATCCGCTGCATGCTGCATGACGACATCGCCGAGCGGCTGGCAATCATGGTGGCGGAAGGGCGGCTCGACATTGCCATCGCCGGGCGCGCGCAAAGATCTCCGGACCTGCGTCAGCGTGCCATCCTGCGTGATCAGGTCGGGCTGGCCTGCCCGTCGGACCATGGCTTTGCCGGGCGTGACAGCGTGGCGCTGGACGAGATCGACGCCGACAGCCTGATCGGGCTGGACGCGCAGACCGGTACACAGCAACTGCTGACCGACAGCCCCGCCATCCCGCGGGACTTCCTGTCACCTCGCCTGACTGCCCATTCGACCATCGCGCAACTGTGCCTCGTGCGGGCAGGTCTGGGCGTCGCCCTGCTGCCCAGGAACGCGGTCCTGCTGTTCCGCGACCCCGACATCCGCTTCGTGCCGATTGAGGGGCTCGACCTCTGGCGCAGCCTCTACCTTCTCGAACCCGCCCGCCGCCCGCTGACGGAGGCCGCCCGCGCCTTCGTCGAGGTGCTTGAGGCTGCGGTGCCGACCCTGACAACGCCTTGA
- a CDS encoding FAD-binding oxidoreductase, whose amino-acid sequence MDFPSLWRATAPAAPLWPPLTESRRCDVLVIGGGFQGLSAALHLAEAGTDVVLLEAEDPGFGASGRNGGQVIPGLKDDPDTLDRTWGPAATEFAGGTADVLFALVARLGIDCDAVQDGWIQAGSKQVHLAGLRARMAQWQARGVSADWLDADAMERATGARGFTGGWRDPRAGRVHPLKLAQGLARAAEAAGARIHGRSPVATLTRHGKAWQARLEGGATVEAEKVILATNVYTPAKLEPRLRRATVPANSFQVATAPLTAAQRARILPGGEVVSEARRVGTYFRIGPENRLMLGGRGSFSDPHSAEGFSRIEAELARLFGTGFEITHRWFGRVGMTPDHRLRLCAPAPGLLAATGFNGRGVALSVSLGKAMAEHLAHGTPLPIPLSETIPALPFHALHPIYGSLGIRYYQLRDALDR is encoded by the coding sequence ATGGACTTTCCTTCCCTCTGGCGCGCGACCGCCCCCGCCGCGCCCCTTTGGCCCCCGCTGACCGAGTCGCGGCGCTGCGACGTGCTGGTGATCGGCGGCGGCTTTCAGGGGCTGTCTGCGGCGCTGCACCTTGCCGAGGCCGGCACCGACGTCGTGCTGCTCGAAGCCGAGGATCCGGGCTTCGGCGCATCGGGACGCAATGGCGGTCAGGTGATCCCCGGCCTGAAGGACGATCCCGACACCCTCGACCGAACATGGGGGCCGGCCGCGACCGAATTTGCCGGCGGGACGGCCGACGTGCTCTTTGCGCTGGTGGCGCGGCTCGGCATCGACTGCGACGCCGTGCAGGACGGCTGGATTCAGGCGGGCAGCAAGCAAGTGCATCTGGCCGGGCTGCGGGCGCGCATGGCGCAATGGCAAGCCCGGGGCGTCTCGGCCGATTGGCTCGACGCGGACGCCATGGAGCGCGCGACCGGCGCGCGCGGTTTCACCGGTGGGTGGCGCGATCCACGCGCTGGCCGGGTGCATCCGCTGAAGCTGGCGCAGGGTCTGGCGCGCGCGGCTGAGGCTGCGGGCGCACGGATACATGGGCGTAGCCCGGTGGCGACGCTCACGCGCCATGGCAAAGCTTGGCAAGCGCGGCTGGAGGGCGGCGCCACGGTAGAGGCGGAGAAGGTGATCCTTGCCACAAACGTCTACACCCCGGCGAAGCTCGAGCCACGGCTGCGTCGTGCCACGGTGCCCGCCAACAGCTTTCAGGTCGCCACGGCGCCCCTGACGGCCGCACAGCGCGCCCGCATCCTGCCCGGGGGCGAGGTCGTATCGGAGGCGCGCCGAGTCGGCACCTACTTCCGCATCGGCCCGGAGAACCGTCTGATGCTGGGCGGGCGCGGCAGTTTTTCCGATCCGCATAGCGCCGAAGGGTTCTCGCGCATCGAGGCGGAACTGGCCCGGCTCTTCGGAACGGGTTTCGAGATCACGCACCGCTGGTTCGGGCGGGTGGGCATGACCCCCGACCACCGCCTCCGGCTTTGCGCTCCGGCGCCGGGGCTGCTTGCCGCAACAGGTTTCAACGGGCGGGGTGTCGCGCTCTCGGTGTCGCTGGGCAAGGCCATGGCGGAACATCTCGCGCATGGCACACCGCTGCCCATCCCGCTGAGCGAGACGATCCCCGCCCTGCCCTTCCACGCGCTGCATCCGATTTATGGCAGCCTCGGCATTCGCTACTACCAGCTTCGGGATGCTCTGGATCGTTGA
- a CDS encoding amino acid ABC transporter ATP-binding protein has translation MIRFENVHKSFGHHEVLKGIDAEVDKGQVVCLIGASGSGKSTLLRCVNGLEDYQSGRISVEGETVDAHAKSIHAIRTRVGMVFQRFNLFPHMTALQNVMEGPVQVLGEGRDEVRARAEDHLRRVGLGDKIDFYPSALSGGQQQRVAIARALAMRPDAILLDEPTSALDPEMVGEVLSVLRDLAEEQMTMLVVTHEIQFAREVADSVIFLDQGRIAEKGSAEEVLSRPQNPRTQEFLRRVTHPA, from the coding sequence ATGATCCGTTTCGAGAACGTCCACAAGTCCTTTGGCCACCACGAAGTGCTCAAGGGCATCGACGCCGAGGTCGACAAGGGCCAGGTCGTGTGCCTGATCGGGGCGTCGGGCTCCGGCAAGTCGACGCTGCTGCGTTGCGTCAACGGGCTGGAGGACTACCAGTCCGGCCGCATCAGCGTCGAAGGCGAAACGGTGGATGCCCATGCGAAATCGATCCACGCGATCCGCACCCGGGTCGGCATGGTCTTCCAGCGCTTCAACCTGTTTCCGCACATGACCGCGCTGCAGAACGTCATGGAAGGCCCGGTGCAGGTGCTGGGCGAGGGTCGCGACGAGGTCCGTGCCCGCGCCGAGGACCACCTCCGCCGCGTCGGGCTGGGCGACAAGATCGACTTCTATCCTTCCGCATTGTCCGGCGGACAACAGCAGCGTGTCGCCATCGCCCGCGCACTGGCCATGCGTCCCGACGCGATCCTGCTGGACGAACCGACCTCGGCGCTCGACCCCGAAATGGTGGGCGAAGTGCTTTCTGTGCTGCGCGATCTGGCCGAGGAGCAGATGACCATGCTGGTGGTCACACACGAAATCCAGTTCGCCCGCGAGGTCGCGGACAGCGTGATCTTCCTTGACCAGGGGCGCATCGCCGAGAAGGGCAGCGCCGAGGAGGTGCTGAGTCGCCCGCAGAATCCCCGCACGCAGGAGTTCCTGCGCCGCGTCACCCACCCCGCCTGA
- a CDS encoding ABC transporter substrate-binding protein: MTIRKIALAGALALCATQSFAEDLTVGVTTTGVPFTFVDTGTQEPTGAMVDLAAAIAEDIGMTPEFAVNQFSALIPALQTDKIDIISAGMFATDKRKEVVDFSTPVYSYGDAAFVAAEDEGSYQLDDFSGEVVGAQIGTTFADQLQAKGIFSEVKLYDSLVDIMRDVKLGRIKAGFGDKPIIAYQIAQNPALGVRLVDGYTPMGVGDVALAVSKDKPELLEQVNAAIAEMQESGELDEIFGKYGL, translated from the coding sequence ATGACCATCCGCAAAATTGCCCTGGCCGGTGCGCTTGCGCTCTGCGCCACCCAATCCTTCGCCGAGGATCTCACCGTCGGCGTCACCACGACCGGCGTGCCGTTCACCTTCGTCGATACCGGCACGCAGGAACCGACCGGCGCGATGGTCGACCTTGCCGCCGCCATCGCCGAAGACATCGGCATGACCCCCGAATTCGCCGTAAACCAGTTCTCTGCGCTGATCCCGGCGCTGCAGACCGACAAGATCGACATCATCTCGGCGGGGATGTTCGCCACCGACAAGCGCAAGGAAGTCGTGGACTTTTCGACGCCGGTCTACAGCTACGGCGACGCCGCCTTCGTCGCGGCCGAAGACGAAGGCAGCTACCAGCTCGACGATTTTTCCGGAGAGGTGGTCGGCGCGCAGATCGGCACCACTTTCGCCGACCAGCTACAGGCCAAGGGGATCTTCAGCGAGGTGAAGCTCTACGACAGCCTCGTCGATATCATGCGTGACGTGAAGCTGGGCCGGATCAAGGCGGGCTTCGGCGACAAGCCGATCATCGCCTACCAGATCGCCCAGAACCCTGCGCTGGGGGTCAGGCTGGTGGACGGCTACACGCCGATGGGGGTCGGCGACGTCGCCCTGGCCGTGTCGAAGGACAAGCCGGAGCTTCTGGAGCAGGTCAACGCTGCCATCGCCGAAATGCAAGAAAGCGGCGAGCTGGACGAGATCTTCGGCAAATATGGGCTCTGA
- a CDS encoding amino acid ABC transporter permease, translating to MLPLSERIQEYLPLLVTGLWKTIAVTLLSLVLASALGLVWAMMRSSGTRWLSLPARYIVEFLRGIPILVVLFYIYFVMPELGLDLTAFQAGVVGLALTYSCYIGETFRGGIEAVDRGQIEAAKSIGMKHGKMMRRIVLPQAFRISLPPYGNNMVMLLKDSSQVSVISVAELTMQGKMLASSTFDNMTVFTMVAALYLCLTIPLNFLMRRVELKMGAAT from the coding sequence ATGCTACCCCTTTCCGAGCGAATCCAGGAATACCTGCCGCTGCTTGTGACCGGGCTTTGGAAGACCATTGCCGTGACCCTTCTGTCACTTGTCCTCGCTTCGGCGCTGGGGCTGGTCTGGGCGATGATGCGCAGTTCAGGCACCCGCTGGCTCAGCCTGCCCGCGCGCTACATCGTCGAGTTCCTGCGCGGTATCCCGATCCTCGTCGTGCTCTTCTACATCTATTTCGTCATGCCCGAGCTTGGCCTCGACCTCACCGCCTTCCAGGCCGGGGTCGTGGGACTGGCACTGACCTACTCCTGCTACATCGGCGAAACCTTCCGCGGCGGCATCGAGGCGGTGGACCGCGGCCAGATCGAGGCGGCGAAATCCATCGGCATGAAGCACGGCAAGATGATGCGCCGCATCGTCCTGCCTCAGGCCTTCCGCATCTCGCTTCCGCCTTACGGCAACAACATGGTCATGCTTCTGAAGGACAGCAGCCAGGTCTCTGTGATCTCGGTTGCCGAACTGACCATGCAGGGCAAGATGCTGGCCTCCTCGACCTTCGACAACATGACCGTCTTCACCATGGTCGCGGCGCTTTACCTGTGCCTCACGATCCCGCTGAACTTCCTGATGCGCCGGGTGGAGCTGAAGATGGGAGCCGCGACATGA
- a CDS encoding cupin domain-containing protein yields the protein MDDTSLGEAVRQARKGRGLSLQTVAEGVGISTGLLSQIERGISSPSIRNLRAICEVIGIPFLSLFAESDGTSREDGIIVREARRRTVDFGDKGMVKSFLTVHDQGALQVMEIVLDPGGSSGEESYAHEGEECGVVLRGKLELWVDDHRFVLAEGDAFHFESRRPHRFRNLCNEQSRVMWVTTPPVW from the coding sequence ATGGATGACACCTCGCTCGGTGAGGCGGTGCGGCAGGCACGCAAGGGGCGCGGGCTGTCGCTTCAGACCGTGGCCGAGGGGGTGGGCATCTCGACGGGGCTTCTCAGCCAGATCGAACGCGGCATCTCCTCACCGTCGATCCGCAACCTTCGCGCCATCTGCGAGGTGATCGGCATTCCTTTCCTGTCCCTCTTCGCCGAGAGTGACGGCACAAGCCGCGAGGATGGCATCATCGTGCGCGAGGCGCGGCGGCGCACCGTCGATTTCGGCGACAAGGGGATGGTGAAGTCTTTCCTGACCGTCCACGATCAGGGCGCGCTGCAAGTGATGGAGATCGTGCTCGATCCGGGCGGCAGCTCGGGCGAGGAATCCTATGCGCATGAAGGCGAGGAATGCGGCGTGGTGCTCCGCGGCAAGCTGGAGCTCTGGGTGGACGACCACCGCTTTGTGCTGGCAGAGGGCGATGCTTTCCACTTCGAAAGCCGCCGTCCGCACCGTTTCCGCAACCTCTGCAACGAGCAGAGCCGGGTGATGTGGGTGACGACGCCTCCGGTCTGGTAG
- a CDS encoding pyrroloquinoline quinone-dependent dehydrogenase: MTRHFSIVTAALLAGAFPLQAQQAPAPQQETVTPEPVDDTADHNTSPDETSEGTGQTDAGQDAAPRPQPQVGADWPFWGGDAQATRYSPLDQITPENVSQLEEVFTFHTGDLPEGTAEGKYSPEVTPLKIGDDLLMCSAMNILISVNAETGEENWRFDPGVPNEAIPYGATCRGVSAYTDPSTTEGDACATRVIQATLDAKLVAVDMETGTPCEDFGENGTVDLWQDIGERVPGWYAVTAPPAIVRGIIVTGAQVKDGQAEDAPSGVVRGYDAVTGELAWAWDLAAPEQNRNGPPEGEVYTRGTPNMWTTAVADEELGYVYLPLGNSSVDYYGSNRSEVENEYATSLVALDATTGEEVWHFQTVRHDVWDYDLGSQATLLDYQGTAAVLLPSKQGDIYILDRETGEPLTPVGELTDLPKGEIEPDYISDTQPISEWHTLRKPALEEKDMWGFTPIDQLWCRIQYRRANYQGFFTPPSSDRPWIQYPGYNGGSDWGSVAVDTERGIIVANYNDVPNYNRLVPRDEVTSKAINRQTGEEKAGGGAEGAADPQEGSPYGISVNAGWRNTGTGVPCTRPPYGGIRAIDLETGETLWDRPLGTARRNGPFGIPSFLPFDIGTPNNGGSVVTASGLVFIAAATDNLFRAIDIETGETLWSTVLPAGGQANPITYEAGGRQYVMVTAMGHHFMETPVGDEVIAWALPED, from the coding sequence ATGACACGCCATTTTTCAATCGTAACAGCCGCGCTTCTGGCCGGCGCTTTTCCCCTCCAGGCACAACAGGCCCCTGCGCCGCAGCAGGAAACGGTGACTCCCGAACCCGTCGATGACACGGCAGATCATAACACCTCGCCTGATGAGACATCCGAAGGGACGGGCCAGACAGACGCCGGGCAGGACGCGGCGCCGCGTCCCCAACCGCAGGTCGGTGCGGACTGGCCCTTCTGGGGCGGTGACGCGCAGGCCACCCGGTATTCGCCGCTGGACCAGATCACTCCCGAAAACGTCAGTCAGCTCGAAGAAGTCTTCACCTTCCACACCGGCGACCTGCCCGAGGGCACGGCGGAAGGGAAGTACTCGCCCGAGGTCACGCCGCTCAAGATCGGCGACGACCTCCTGATGTGCTCCGCCATGAATATCCTGATCTCCGTGAATGCCGAGACCGGAGAGGAGAACTGGCGCTTCGATCCGGGCGTCCCGAACGAGGCCATCCCCTACGGCGCCACGTGCCGGGGCGTTTCTGCCTATACCGATCCCAGTACGACCGAGGGGGATGCCTGCGCGACGCGCGTGATCCAGGCGACGCTCGACGCGAAACTGGTCGCCGTTGACATGGAAACCGGCACGCCTTGCGAGGACTTCGGCGAAAACGGCACCGTCGACCTGTGGCAGGACATCGGCGAACGTGTGCCCGGCTGGTACGCCGTGACCGCGCCACCGGCCATCGTCCGCGGGATCATCGTCACCGGCGCTCAGGTGAAGGACGGTCAGGCGGAAGACGCGCCGTCAGGCGTCGTACGCGGCTATGACGCCGTGACCGGCGAGCTGGCCTGGGCATGGGATCTTGCCGCGCCTGAGCAGAACCGCAACGGTCCGCCCGAGGGCGAGGTCTATACGCGCGGCACGCCCAACATGTGGACTACGGCGGTCGCGGACGAAGAGCTGGGCTATGTCTATCTGCCGCTCGGCAATTCCTCGGTCGACTACTACGGCTCCAACCGGAGCGAAGTGGAAAACGAGTACGCCACGTCTCTGGTCGCGCTCGACGCCACCACGGGCGAGGAGGTCTGGCACTTCCAGACCGTGCGGCACGATGTGTGGGATTACGACCTCGGCAGCCAAGCGACGCTGCTGGACTACCAAGGCACGGCCGCCGTGCTGCTGCCGTCGAAACAGGGCGACATCTACATCCTGGACCGCGAGACGGGCGAGCCGCTGACCCCGGTCGGCGAACTGACCGACCTGCCGAAAGGCGAGATCGAGCCTGACTACATCTCGGACACCCAGCCGATCAGCGAATGGCACACGCTGCGCAAACCTGCGCTGGAAGAGAAGGACATGTGGGGCTTCACCCCCATCGACCAGCTCTGGTGCCGCATCCAGTATCGCCGTGCCAATTATCAGGGCTTCTTCACCCCGCCGTCTTCGGACAGGCCGTGGATCCAGTATCCGGGTTACAACGGCGGGTCTGACTGGGGCTCCGTCGCGGTGGACACCGAACGCGGGATCATCGTCGCGAACTACAACGACGTGCCGAACTACAACCGTCTTGTGCCGCGGGACGAGGTGACGTCGAAAGCGATCAACCGTCAGACAGGCGAGGAGAAAGCCGGGGGCGGCGCCGAGGGCGCAGCCGATCCGCAGGAGGGTTCGCCCTACGGCATCTCGGTCAACGCCGGCTGGCGCAACACCGGGACGGGCGTGCCCTGCACCCGTCCGCCCTATGGCGGCATCCGCGCGATCGACCTCGAGACGGGAGAGACGCTCTGGGACCGCCCGCTTGGCACGGCCCGGCGCAATGGCCCGTTCGGCATCCCGTCCTTCCTGCCCTTCGACATCGGCACGCCGAACAACGGCGGCTCGGTGGTGACGGCAAGCGGTCTGGTCTTCATCGCCGCGGCGACGGACAACCTGTTCCGCGCCATCGACATCGAGACGGGCGAGACCCTGTGGTCCACCGTGTTGCCGGCAGGCGGTCAGGCCAACCCGATCACCTACGAAGCGGGTGGCCGCCAGTATGTCATGGTCACGGCGATGGGCCACCACTTCATGGAGACGCCCGTGGGCGACGAGGTGATCGCCTGGGCCCTGCCCGAAGACTGA
- a CDS encoding glucose dehydrogenase has translation MSDLTAPPDHTERHETVWGVKLLGWISVLLGAVILAGGVWLILLGGSWYYGLAGLGLLVTGILLNRYMMEAAWTYLAVWIGTVAWAWWEVGADWWAQVPRLVAPTLILVLLLLCIPALSRHASKF, from the coding sequence ATGTCCGATTTGACTGCCCCGCCCGATCACACCGAACGCCACGAGACCGTATGGGGAGTAAAGCTTCTGGGCTGGATCAGCGTTCTGCTCGGTGCCGTCATTCTCGCCGGGGGTGTCTGGCTCATCCTGCTTGGCGGAAGCTGGTACTACGGGCTCGCCGGGCTGGGCCTGCTGGTGACCGGCATTCTCCTCAACCGGTACATGATGGAAGCGGCCTGGACATACCTTGCGGTCTGGATCGGTACGGTGGCCTGGGCATGGTGGGAGGTCGGCGCGGACTGGTGGGCCCAGGTACCTCGCCTCGTTGCGCCCACGCTGATCCTCGTTCTCCTGCTGCTGTGCATTCCCGCACTGTCTCGGCACGCCTCGAAATTCTGA
- a CDS encoding FAD-binding and (Fe-S)-binding domain-containing protein: protein MTETSTNWQASAEELGALTEALREAGFRGELETDSALREAMSTDNSVYRIRPDLVAAPRDAADMATLVAVMDRPRFQRVPMTARGGGTGTNGQSLNNGVVVDTRRHMHRLLHLNVDNGWADVEPGLVLDDLNAQIRHSGWFFAPETSTSTRCTIGGMVSTDASGKGSRVYGKTSDNLLGLEIARPEGLLFSGDPAPDWAAPLLAGAERAARSGRAAFVAATPDLNRRFTGYDLERACPEGGGFEWWRLFPGSEGTLAPISRIRVRLRRIEAEKRLILAGFDSFSAALSAAVPLGAGDPTAVEVMDERTQGLAATAGLLGDLPPALSAPGIAPVFIEVNGDDAAEVEARVAAILGILDNLPGLRGTHLAADRDEIRRLWAVRSAGVGLLGRTEGRARPVAFVEDAVVPPENLAAFLEDFLAVLDGFGLSYGIYGHADVGCLHVRPALDIDSINDRKALAEVSDAVFALTRKHGGIFWGEHGKGVRGAYLRDWIGDEAYGALQGVKAAFDPAGRMNPGKLVAPPEQLMGISTTPFRPFNAPEGDGLERAFRCNGNAQCLSYATSVPMCPSFKATADLRHSPKGRADALRAWHEARQHEGPDALARREADLYAVLDTCLGCKACATTCPVQVDIPDMKSQFLADYHARHPRGLTERLTLLAERLSPMAVRLAPGAAPLWPALRPLVQRLTGLVDLPERLARPLPHAAYLSARELEAPLPKDTVILVQDWFTALFDEAAQRQAVAGLRALGYVPRMLVMRPAGKAALAAGDLSWFRHMASRQAALLTQAAATGAPLLALDPAFAMMLRQDYARAGIVLPDVKMPQEFLSAEIASGRSFPKAAAPRARLLGHCTETSASPGSRATWRSVFAALGVTLEVPETGCCGMAGLFGHQKRHQEVSTRLFDTSWKDNVADDIPTAATGFSCRSQTKRLAGRHLTHPLGLIAELLEAERPPSPQ from the coding sequence ATGACCGAGACCTCCACGAACTGGCAGGCAAGCGCCGAAGAATTGGGCGCGCTGACAGAAGCCCTGCGTGAGGCCGGTTTTCGTGGGGAGCTGGAGACGGACAGCGCCCTGCGCGAGGCGATGTCCACCGACAACTCCGTCTATCGGATTCGTCCCGACCTCGTGGCTGCGCCCCGCGACGCCGCCGACATGGCCACACTCGTCGCGGTCATGGACAGGCCAAGGTTCCAGCGCGTGCCCATGACGGCCCGCGGCGGCGGGACGGGCACCAACGGGCAGTCGCTGAACAACGGTGTCGTGGTGGACACCCGACGTCACATGCACCGGCTTCTGCATCTCAACGTGGATAACGGATGGGCCGATGTCGAACCCGGTCTGGTGCTGGACGACCTGAACGCTCAGATCAGGCACAGCGGCTGGTTCTTCGCGCCCGAGACCTCGACCTCTACACGCTGCACCATCGGCGGCATGGTCAGCACCGATGCCTCGGGCAAGGGCTCGCGCGTGTACGGCAAAACCTCCGACAACCTGCTGGGTCTGGAGATCGCGCGCCCCGAAGGCCTGCTGTTCAGTGGCGATCCGGCGCCCGACTGGGCCGCGCCACTGCTGGCCGGGGCAGAGCGGGCGGCGCGCAGCGGGCGCGCAGCCTTCGTCGCAGCGACGCCCGACCTCAACCGCCGCTTCACCGGATACGATCTGGAACGCGCCTGCCCCGAAGGCGGGGGTTTCGAATGGTGGCGGCTGTTTCCCGGCTCAGAGGGGACTCTGGCGCCCATTTCCCGCATCCGCGTGAGGCTGCGCCGGATCGAGGCGGAGAAGCGCCTGATCCTTGCCGGGTTCGACAGCTTCTCTGCCGCGCTTTCCGCTGCCGTCCCCTTGGGTGCGGGGGACCCGACCGCTGTCGAGGTGATGGACGAGCGCACTCAGGGCCTTGCCGCCACGGCCGGCCTGCTGGGCGACCTGCCCCCGGCGCTGAGCGCCCCGGGCATCGCGCCGGTCTTCATCGAGGTGAACGGGGACGACGCGGCAGAGGTCGAGGCGCGCGTCGCGGCGATCCTTGGGATCCTGGACAACCTGCCCGGGCTGCGCGGCACCCATCTTGCCGCGGACCGCGACGAGATCCGCAGGCTTTGGGCGGTACGTTCCGCAGGGGTGGGCCTGCTTGGCCGGACAGAGGGCCGCGCCCGGCCGGTGGCCTTTGTCGAAGATGCCGTGGTACCGCCGGAGAACCTCGCTGCTTTCCTAGAAGACTTCCTCGCCGTGCTCGACGGCTTCGGCCTCTCCTACGGCATCTACGGACATGCGGATGTCGGCTGCCTGCACGTCCGGCCGGCGCTGGACATCGACAGCATCAACGACCGCAAGGCACTTGCAGAGGTGTCGGACGCGGTCTTTGCCCTGACACGCAAGCATGGCGGGATCTTCTGGGGCGAGCACGGCAAGGGGGTCCGGGGCGCATACCTGCGCGACTGGATCGGGGATGAGGCCTATGGCGCGCTTCAGGGGGTCAAGGCGGCGTTCGACCCGGCAGGCCGCATGAACCCGGGCAAGCTCGTCGCCCCACCAGAGCAACTGATGGGCATCTCCACCACGCCTTTCCGCCCGTTCAACGCGCCCGAGGGCGACGGGCTGGAGCGGGCGTTCCGTTGCAATGGCAATGCGCAATGCCTGTCTTATGCCACAAGCGTGCCCATGTGCCCGTCGTTCAAAGCCACGGCAGACCTGCGGCACAGCCCCAAGGGCCGCGCCGACGCGCTGCGCGCCTGGCACGAGGCGCGTCAGCACGAGGGACCGGATGCGCTTGCCCGGCGCGAGGCGGACCTTTATGCCGTGCTCGACACCTGTCTCGGCTGCAAAGCCTGCGCCACGACCTGTCCCGTGCAGGTCGACATTCCCGACATGAAGTCGCAGTTCCTCGCCGATTATCACGCCCGTCACCCCCGCGGCCTGACCGAGCGGCTGACGTTGCTGGCGGAGCGCCTGAGCCCGATGGCGGTCCGGCTGGCGCCGGGGGCGGCCCCGCTCTGGCCCGCGCTGAGGCCCTTGGTCCAACGCCTTACCGGCCTCGTCGATCTGCCGGAGCGATTGGCGCGCCCTTTACCCCACGCGGCATATCTGTCGGCCCGGGAACTGGAAGCACCGCTCCCGAAGGACACCGTAATCCTCGTGCAGGACTGGTTCACCGCGCTCTTCGACGAAGCGGCCCAGAGGCAGGCGGTGGCGGGATTGCGGGCATTGGGGTATGTGCCAAGAATGCTTGTTATGCGCCCGGCGGGCAAAGCGGCGCTGGCGGCCGGCGATTTGTCCTGGTTCCGCCATATGGCAAGTCGGCAGGCCGCGCTGCTGACACAGGCCGCGGCAACCGGCGCGCCGCTGCTAGCGCTGGACCCGGCTTTTGCCATGATGCTGCGACAGGACTATGCGCGCGCCGGCATCGTCCTGCCGGACGTGAAGATGCCGCAGGAGTTCCTCTCCGCCGAAATCGCATCCGGGCGCAGTTTCCCGAAGGCGGCTGCACCGCGCGCACGGCTGCTGGGCCACTGCACCGAAACCAGCGCATCGCCCGGCAGCCGCGCCACATGGCGCAGTGTGTTCGCAGCACTTGGCGTGACGCTCGAAGTGCCGGAGACCGGTTGCTGCGGCATGGCGGGGCTTTTCGGCCACCAGAAGCGCCACCAAGAAGTCTCGACCCGCCTGTTCGACACCTCGTGGAAGGACAACGTCGCCGACGACATTCCGACGGCCGCCACGGGCTTTTCCTGCCGCAGCCAGACAAAGCGGCTGGCCGGTCGGCACCTGACGCATCCGCTGGGGCTGATCGCGGAATTGCTAGAGGCGGAACGCCCGCCCAGCCCACAGTGA